The Prunus dulcis chromosome 5, ALMONDv2, whole genome shotgun sequence genomic sequence TccttcaaaaatttcaaccgtCAAAAAGTTGTTATGAAATATATGGTCAACAtgttacccaaaaaaaaaaaaaagtctaaaGAGAAGAAACTAATGAAGCCTGAAAACAAATTACCAGCTTCACTAGCTTCGTTAGTAGTGTGAAGccttaaataaatatatataaaaactgagagaaaaagagaaaaagatcattttctttttgtcatttaacttaattaattttaatatctTACATAATTTTACTGTTCGAATGTTCATTTTTCAAGAATTTCTCTAAGTTTGTTTTAGTGAACTAATGAGCTTAAGGTGCAGTTAGTAGCCCAGATAGTCTATGTTTTGAACTTTCTATACCATACagtaatttttgtgtgtgggtGTGTGTAAGCCGGAACTAGAGACAGAATGAGAAAACCCTAGATTGTACGGAACGCATATatacatgatatatatatacaggATTTTGAAATTACTCatggaagaaggaagaaggaagaaggtgAAGGAGAGGGATTGATAATCTTACCTGGGATAGGACAAACGTGCCGGAATCTGCTGTAGATGCAAAACCACAGCAAATTTCAAAGGGAAAGCAGAAGCCCAGAAGGCTGCGACCTATGAACTATCATATTgactgttttattttttttgcaatgaTACCCAAaaagctttttattttttattattatttatctagcgttcttttgtaattttcattCTGCCCCGTATATTTTTAATACTTTACATGCACGCACCTATAAGGATAACTACGAGTTACAATGAATTACCATGTTACTTTCATCTCGCTCTCTCTCATATTCTCACGtaaggtgaaaaaaaaaaaaaaaaaaaacaagagaagaggaaagtaCAAGGGGCGGCCCTGGGGTGGTGCAAGTGGCGCCACCGCACAGGGCCCCCGATTTTTAAgggccccaaaaaaaaattatttatattatatatatattaatattatatgaatTGTATATATAGTGTAGCGTATAGATATTTACACAACAGCTTGTTCAGAGGAGTTGGATGGAGCGCATCTCTCTTGGCAAAAGGGCCTGAGTTCGATGCTCCTTGAGGTCGTTCTACTTGCTGCCTtttttgatattatttttgcattcaaactttacataattataaaatttaaataaaataaaaaaacagaaagtctTTTACAAACAGGCAACGTGAAGCTTAATTTAACCACACCAAAGGAGGAATTTATATGATATATTCCCCAAAcattcttaaaaataaaataaaaaaggttttctccttcaagaagagtactttcttcattcaaaacaCCATGAAAAAGGCTTCAtgacttcttctttctcttaaacTCTGATTTTCTGGTAAGTAATCATCATTGTtcatcaatttctctttggttcttttttcaatcctttgacaatttctctttggttcttttgttcatcaatttctctttgatttcaattgaaagtgaacttcttgaaaaacttgattatgaacatttgattgatgatttctcTTCTAAAAATTCAAGAAGATCAATTTTCAGACATTAGTATTGTACTagctgtgttttttttcttctggggTAAAAGCTCTcgtaataattttaattcttcaaataagacagcaaatacaatgtgaatgatttttggataatcaggtatgtttttgttgttgcttttgtgtttAATGCAATATAATCTAATTTGTTAATGACATTTGTGTGCAACTactctttaatttgtgattgccaatttttttttttctattaaacaCAGATTGCTTATTGGAGGCAGCAAGAGACTTTATAGGGGCACAAGGAGCTTATTTTTGTACAAAACatttaactttatcaaatggaaacatttaaatttttatgagttTGATTTATGATTGtcattgcatatttattgatggtgaattttagttattgaaaaaaaaaatgtttatgacattaagttatggcaaaattttatagtattttCGTATTAGATTATGCGAGGCCCCAATTCAAGTTTCGCACAgggccctcaaaatctcaggGACGGCCCTAACAATCCCCTGTAGAAACAAGAAAAGCCGAGGTAAAATATAAGAGGAGCAACCAAGGGACAGGATGGAAGGTTGTAAATGATCTGAAGGAAAACCgcatataataaattattgggGTTTTATTGTCCATGAACTTATATTTGAGTTTCAATTTAgtcttccaattttttttttttttccagtcgATTCCAACTCTCTCAGACATGGAAATTGTAACCCTAAACCAAAGGGTTATGCATTAGTTAATGGGTGTACAAGATACACTTCAGATATTACACATCTGATAGCCTTTTATCATTCTTCTGCAGAAAGAACAATAGTATAGTAAAGCGTGAAATCAAatgtagcagtaaaaaaaaaatcttttttttattttttattatttttttatcaacAAGAATAATTTCATTAGTAACTGGCAATTTGTAGACAAAGCTGTGGTTTTGGCCAAAATGTGAACAGGCCCACGCAGGGATCAAAATGTGAACCTCACTGATTGGATTCTCTACTGTCATCATCTTTTTTGGCTCCTTTTTGGACCAAAACAAGGTCACATACACGAGCCAAATTACTCAACAATAGTCCCACACCGACCATGGCTCAGGGccaagataaaagaaaaaagaaagaaagaagaagaaagaccAAGACTTCACCAAAATTGTATATTTAGGAGACACAAAATGAAAGTCAATAGACATTTCATTACTATACATAGTCCATATTaacattgaaaaatgaaaaaggaaagagtttGGAGGTGATCGTAGCTCCAAACACCATGCTTTGCATACTAATCATGCCAGCAAAGAAGCATAACAATACATCTTCTGAATATGTAGAgccttcctcttccttctttGAGAAACCCGCACGACCCTTTGCATGAAAACCTTCTCTTGGAGGCTTCAACAGTATCATCACtactcttcatcttcatctctaTTTCCCACAACACTAGCTAGCGGAATCCCATGGCTCTTTCTTCACTCTTGTGTATGAATcattgttatatatatatatatatatatatatatatatatatacgtgtTAGGTTCACCTTGTAGAGATGACTAAATTTCatgagaaagagaaggaagggTGTGTTTCTTATAGGGAGAAGATAATGTGTGGTCCCAAAAGAAACCAAACATGAAGCGTCATCAAGACGAAGCTACATGGTGATAACAGGACCAAATTAACTTCGTTTTAAATAAGTACCATAACGTCAATTATGAGTTCTTAATTGACAACTTGAGCACTTAATTTGACACCGAAAACTAAAACTTGGGATGAATGAACCAAACCCTGCATGGCCAATTTACAAAAGGATTCAGcttctttgttcttcttggctTTCTAATCATCAGAGGACCGGTGGAATTTTTGTAAGGCGTGCTGTGGTGTGGTCATGATAATTGACAATAGAGAACACTTGAATCAACAATTActacacaaatacaaaagaGGTAGCTAGCTGTATGGTACGGCCGGGGGCCATGGTGCACGTGAAATTCACCAGAGAGACATGGTCACTGTCCGTGACATGGAAGACAAACTAGTTTTATTCAAAGGCTTTGAGCCACATTCTATTTATTAGGTTGAACTATCTATCACCTCCACGACTTTAATTTCGTCTCCTTTTAAACATGGGAGCTTCCCAGTACTTTCCATCTTTGTGGGTTATACAACAAAGGGTACCTAGCCTTTGCAAAGTCAtcaatttgagtttgaaaCTTTGACATTGCAGTTTCTTTCTAGCCAAATCTAATCAAGCTGTGTGCACGAATATGTCATCTAACTATACATCAAATCAAATGGACACACAGTGAAAGAAGACAGAACATTATTGTAGTCACTATGCCTTGTCTGTGCTAGTTTAACAATCAGAAACGGGAAAAACTAATAGATAAGGGAAAAGAACAGAGAGAATCCCATTTGGAGTTTTGACTGGTAAATGGCGCATAAGCACACAAGGTTTCAGCAATTCCTGAAGCTGGACCCCTACCTAAAGTTGAAAGTGACAGAACAAGGACAAGTTTTACCTGGATAAGTACCGAAGGGCCGGAGCTGGACCCTACCCAGAGGTCAGAACCGACCCAAATGAGAAGGGGAGCCCTAACTTTTAAGTATATATGAATTGGAAGAGAGATGAGAACAAATGTGATTGAAAATCTGCTCCTGACTGACCTCCCcaagaagagaaaattttgacgtacaaacccaaaataaattgCAGCAAGTCAAAAATTTTGACCATCTTTCTTCCACTTGACAAGAATCAAAGCCAAATGTATTCAAACAACAAATGCTGCATGCAGCATGCATGACTGCAAAAGCCTGATGCTAGAAACTATTTATGAAGGAAAGATTTCAGAAGTACAAGTGAGGCCTAGCAATTAATTGGAGGACAGAGTGACACCTTTTCTTTGGGTAGAAACAGAGGGACACCTTCAACTTACAGTACAGTCCACGATCGTGCACCTGGTATGACACATATTGTTCAGAAACTGTGCAACAGATATAAATTCATTGATGTGTGGGGTTACGAAACTACAAATGCCAAGTTCACAGCCACTAAAATGATTGAAGATAATGTTTGGTATCATATATAACGTTTAGCAATAGTGCATATGCTTATCCATTTATTATATTGTACATATACAGAACAGAGATCATAACATCACATGTGATCTTAATCTTCATCCTTTCTAATCAGACAAGATATAACATGCCGGTTTCCAATtcgaagaaaagaaacaagaaaaacaccACTGGTTATTTTGCAAACTTCAACTTCCAAGATCACACAACAAAGGGTTTCAAAAAAAACTGTATCCATGCTAATATATAGGAGCTTTACTAGCTCTGCATGCCTTTATTGTATTGTAtcattcttttttcaatttgctATGGGTACATGCGTGCCATTCATTAAATTGTTCTCTAGAAATCAATACATCTCCTTAACTAATTTTCCACTtctgttgaatttttttaaaagacctTTCAAGAGAAATAAGTATCCAAGTGCATGGAACACACAAGCTATGGTGCCGTCACTCCCACTTCATCAGCTGGACTGCTACCACTTTACAGTGcataaatacaacaaaaacccTATTATTGTTGCTACTACCACTGGTGTGTACATATCACTTTTACATGTCTTCCATTGACACGGCCCACTTTTTactaaaaaatgaataaatccATTTCAAAATCTAAAAAGATATCGTCAATTATCTCGATCATTTATATCACAATAAAAACTTACCTCTGATATCCTCAATTGCAATAGTTGAAAGCAATGAAGATTTCATATTATGAATATCCTTCAGCAGTTTATCGTTCTCCTGACTCCCACTCTGTATCTCAACTTGTAAAGCTGCATGCCAACAATTTGTAGTAAAAAAGTCActtcaacaaagaaaactaCAAGAGTAATATATGCATTTGATACAACATATTGACTGGAGACTTGCTCACACTTCACACACTAGGGTGATTTAACACTCTTAAAccattaaatattaaattaaatgtgcaAAAATAAGGAAGAAGTTTGTACCAGAGTTGCTACTAATAAGATCTTCAAGAATTCCCTCAACAAATGCCAGCATTGAATTCTTTAAAGCATTGTTCTTCTCTTCCAAGAtatgaatttcattttcaaggaACTCTTTTTCTGACAGAAGAATGCATAGTTCATTATCATTCGCCTTGTCAATGTCCTTCTGGAATTCTAAGCACATTGCAATAAACCTTTCcctgttaaaaaaaaaaaaaaaaaaaatacagctCATTCAGTTACCTATCTGTACCTAATGCAGATACCAGTTACGTTCTTGAGTTCTAATTCTTACTTGGCAAGAATTTTCAtgtacaaagaaaagaaaaagttacaATTTTTGTGAAATCCATAAACATTCATATCAGAATTGAGACTAAAAACGTTCataatctattaaaaaaaggaaaataccgCTGGTCGTGGATTCTATTAAGAGTCTCATCGCGCTTCATTCTTAGACGACACAATTCCTTCTCCATAATCTCTACCGAGTTCCTTAAATCTTCTGTTAATAAATACATTAATAAAAAAGTCGAATTAAGTGACTGATAAACTATTAATGCTCCAATTAATGTGTATAATAAGCAAAAATGGGAAGGATTAGAGGTAATTAGAGAATTTACTGGTGACGGCGAGCAATCCAGTGAGCTCAAAGTGCGAGACGTATAGCGTCTTGGTGAGGTCCGATTCTTTGGCGGCCAGAGCGTTTTCGATTTCAGAGCACTTGACGATCTCCGATTCGATCTCTCGCGTGATCTGAATATTCGCCTCGATTTCTTCGTTCACCTAATTTCACAAGCAGTTTATGAGCGATCGGAGAtaatttggttgaaaattgaaactttGACGGAGATGGAAGCTTCGACTGAGATAGGAGatggagaaggaggaggaggtgcaCTTTACCTGGTCAAGCATGTCTTTCAAGGTTGAGATGTGACAGAGGATCGCCCCCGAATCCTCCATTTTCGTATCTCTCTGCGACTCTGCGAGTGTGTATGTGTGCTTGCTTAACGGTCCTCTTTCCAAGTCTCCCGcgtttttatatatacagtccttTACTCCTTTTAAGTTAAAACGCGGCGTTTTGAGTAAACCCTGCCCAACCCTATTGAGAGAACTTGGGTCCAAAAGTTCATAACACTCGTACcgcctctctctccttctctccctctctccttcttcttcaattctttctcttttggcGGCACGGCGGTGAGTGATCGGCTGCGGCAGGGAAATAGGTAAGCTTTTGCAACCCATGgattcctctctttctctctctcttgctacTCAGCTTTGCTGCTAATTTCTCTTTGTTGGCTTCGCAGACTGTATAGTGTTTCTCTGCAAGAGCCGCCATGGGAGGCTCGCGAGCTCAAGTAAACAAGCCCCACAAGACGCGCTTTGCCTCCAAATCTTCGCGTAATCTCCACAAAACTTCAGGTTCTGTATGCTACTCCCTCCACCTTCTTTTGTTTGCTGGAAAATTAGACATAACGGCTATGCAATGCAATTGGTGTGTATAAATTGAGTGTTTTTGGTGCTTCAGATAAGAGTAGGATTGGTAAATCAGAGCACAATGTTGCCAAGGGAGCTCGGGCAGCTCGAGTTCAACGTAACAAGAtggtaatttattttaaaaatctcCCTCTTTCTCATGCCAATATTCATTTTGGGTACCTAACGCTCAACTTCACTATTCTGTAGTTACGAGAACAGAAGCGGGCAGCTCTTTTGAAAGAGAAGAGGGCTTCAAGTGGATCAGCAAGTGCTCCCCGTGTGATTGTGAGTATTTTGTTTTCAGTTGGAACTGATAGAGAAAAAGGCTTTGAGGGATTAATGCgcttatattaaaatataagaaCGTTTTTATCAGCTCTATTATCATTCTAACGTCCACTAATGGTAGGTTTTGTTCGGGCTTTCTGCTGATGTAAACCTAAATTCACTTGCCGAGGaccttctttctttgttatctCCACAAGGTTATGATGCCACCTTGCCAACAGTTGCTTCTGTTGAATACAAACTGAGAACAACGGTAACCCCCCCTCTGCTGCCGTATTTTAATTGAATGATTGTCATATAAATGTTATGGTTCACAAAGTTGTTAACATTGATGACTGATGTGAAGATTTCTAAGTATCTAACTCAAGTAATTCTTTAGGTATTGAAAGCACCTCATGGGGATCTGCTATCATGCTTGGAAATGGCCAAGGTAAGAAATTCTGTAGCTTGTGTATTCATCCtaattttcttggtttttctGACACAGAAACTCATTTCTGTAGGTTGCTGATCTCATTGCTTTTGTGGCTTCAGCGAGCTCTTCATGTGAAGGAAGCACATCTGACTACATTGACTCATTTGGAAGTCACTGTCTTTCTGTCTTTAGGTCCCTTGGTTTACCGAGCACTGCTGTGCTAATTCGTGTATGTTATTGTTGATGTGCTTTGTATGTTCATGGTAATATTATCGAACTAGGATAATTAGATTTTGCCCAATTTGATATAGGATTTATTCTCCTTTTTTGGTGCATGTAGGATCTACCTACTGACATGAAAAGAAGACATGATTCAAAGAAAACGTGTTCTTCTAGTCTTGCTTCTGAATTTCCCGAGGATTGTAAATTTTATCCAGCTGACACAAAGGATGAGTTGCACAAGGTATGTGTCGACTACAGATTCTTTAACTTAGCCTTCAATGTTAAAAGTCCAGAGGGGGTTATAATACACATGGCATTTTGTTTCGTTTCATATTTACATAATTTGATGCTTCTCATAGCTTTCGCATCATCTTACTATATTTGCAGTTCATGTGGCTCTTTAAGGAGCAAAGGCTCTCAGTTCCTCACTGGCGAAGTCAACGGCCTTACCTGATTTCTCAGAAGGTGctcattttctatttatttaacTTTTGTTTCATTCTATGTTAGGTAAaggtggaaaaaaaaaaagggaaatataTAGTAGAAGTGATGCAGAACGGTTCTACATCAAGAAGTTTTTCTTATATGGCAAGGCATGTGTGCCTTGTAGAACAACTACTATTCTTGTAAAGAAGCAAAGTTGAATTTGATAAATAAGAAAGATTTTGTAATAACTCATTTTGTGTTTATAGGTTGATATGGTAGCAGATGATTTCAATTCGGGAAATTGTACCCTTCTCCTTACTGGATATCTGCGTGCTCGCAGTCTTTCTGTGAATCAACTGGTAATTAGTTCAGCCAAAGACTTTACCTTGGTCGCATGATTTGGCAGttgtcttattttcttttatatcaGGTTCATGTTTCTGGTGTGGGAGATTTCCAGTTGTCCAAAATGGAAATTCTCAAGGATCCATTACCTTTGAATGCAAGAAAAGAGCAGGATTTCATGGATTCAGATGAAGTGTGTGATGTAGAGGTATTGGCTGTTTCATTTAAATATAAGCAGAAGATGTCTATACAATAAGTTATTTCCTTGTAGTGATAAGATTTGGATGCTTTTTATTCATTTGTGAAGCATGTTCATGATGATAAGTTTATCATATGACGTATGTTTCTCATTTGAAATTTTACCTATTTCAAGGTCCTCCGTTCTTTGGTTCCCGATCCTATGAGGCAGGAGCCTTTACTAGTTGAGAATGTTCCCGATCCCCTGGCAGGTGATCAGGTAACAACATTACATCTTCATTCTATTAATTATTATCTTACTCAATTTCATTAAGAATATGGGTTGTATATTGCTTAtccaaaaatgaataaaacaaaGATGGGTGGTATTTGAGTGGATGATACCTGAATTACAAAAGAAGAATGTCAATTGGAATACTCCTCCTATCTCAACCGGTGAATATGTTTTACATTTGGATTTTCTTAATATGCTTCTTATAAAATGAATCTTTTTTGTCAGACATGGCCAACAGAGGCAGAAATGGCTGAGGCTGAAAAAAgtcagaaacaaaaaaagaagaaaaagaggacaCTTCCTCGAGGCACTTCAGAATACCAGGTCTGCAGTTCCTGTcagtttcttctctctttttggtgCAGTGGGGGCCAGAgcccaggaaaaaaaaaacacaacttaAAGCGAAACAGTTTCATAATTCTGAATTTTTCAATATATCTTATGTTCTTTgacatttttgtttgttcatgtTTAAGAGGTAATGGACAGATTTTTTAGTGATATATCAGAGGCATGATTTCTGTTCTTGCAGGCTGCTTGGATTGTGGATGGTACAGATGAAGAGGGATCAAGTActgatgaggatgaggaagcGGATGGTATGGTATTGGATGAGGGGGACATTGGTTATCCTGGTCAAGAGGGCACTAATTATTCGGATCTCAGTGATGACCAAGCGTCTTTAAGCTTTGGGAACTCTGATGGAGAAACTGATGTTGATTCAGTAATGATGGTGAGTTTAGcatgtttattatttatgcATCAAGGTGATTTTAGTGCGTTACTAACTTACCAGCATTAGTCGGTTTCTCTGATTTTTATCTAACATGAAGACACAACAAATAACAAATGGAACCCCATTATTATGCTACTGTCATTTGCGAATGTGAAAAAAAGTAAGACTTAAGAATGCCAACCACATTCTAGATGGTGAGAATCCCTAGTGTTTCTCCAGGTTAAGCTCAATACATACCACTTTAGACAATACGTTTTACCAAACGTGTGTGAACCACTCGTCTTACTGGCTTGAACTAGAATGCTGAATAGCAGGGGTTCACTGATGATTTGGTCAGTCATTGGTGCTTTGTCAACCTATTTGCAGcattttcattaatatgtaaTGCAACAAAGGTCCTTTGATTCTCAAGAATGCCAACTAGGTTATACCTGGATCTTCCAACCCTCAATGCTCATAATTAGCTTTAAAATTCAAGGAAATCTtccaaaaatagaaataaataacGGAATCCATTGTGTATTTGTCTCTAAGGATTCTATTAACGTTATACTTAAGAATAGGTCATAATGGTAATATTAATGTGCTGTCAGCAagaagaaatttatttttcttttgttccaaTTCTGTACGTTGTAGGACTTACtcattttgtttctattttacAGGAAGGTGAAAACTTGACCAAGGAACAGTTGGCgaatgaaattcaaaaaataaagcaagCACATGCTGATGATGAGGGTActtatctttttaaaaagcTATATACTGTTGATTTTTGAAGACAATTGTATTTAAACTCATTCATTAAGGCAAAGCTTTCCTACACATGGAAGCTAAATACTGCTTGAAATAACTTGAAGTTTTGTTATGTTCATTCTGTTGCTATATGATTTATATTGTTAAAACTATATTTGTAGCACCTTGAAGTCAACTATATTACTGCTGCGTTATTTATTTCGCTTTTAATggttgtttgttatgtttttcAGAATTTCCAGATGAAGTGGATACACCATTAGACATTCCAGCAAGAAAACGTTTTGCAAAGTATAGAGGCCTCAAGTCCTTTAGGACCTCTACATGGGATCCCAAAGTAATATTCCTGTAATTCTGTAATAGTAGTTCACTCTTTTCTGAACATCAACTGTCCAACTGACTTTCGTGTCTGATGAACTTCAGGAGTCTTTGCCTCTAGAGTATGCCAGAATCTTTGCATTTGATAATTTCAACAGAACACAGAAAAACGTCCTTGCTAAAGCTTTAGATATGGAGCAACAAAACAGGGATGACTGCGCCACTGCTAGCTCATATGCAAGGCTGTATATCAAAGATGTGCCAACTAGTGTTGCTTCTAAATTATGTAATCAGGCAAAGACAATGCCTGTTACAGCATGCGGTCTTTTGCAGCATGAGTCCAAGATGTCTGTACTACATTTCAGGTATCTTGTAGTTGGGAAAAATTTGCAGTTTTGTGGTCTTCGTAAAGGAAGGTTTTTTCATGACCCTGGGTGATCTATGTTTGCAGCGTAAAGAAGCATGACTCGTACAGTGCTCCTATCAAAGCCAAAGACGAATTAATATTTCATGTTGGGTTTCGCCAATTTATTGCTAGGTAGTTTCGCTAATGCCATCAACTGTTCTTCTGATTGAGTTTAGTGATTGATGCTTTTGCTCTTCACTTTGCAGGCCAATATATTCTACTGACAACATGAATTCAGATAAGCACAAAATGGAGAGGTTTCTTCATGCAGGCCGTTTTTCCATGGCTTCAATTTATGCTCCGATCTcctttcctcctcttcctttgaTAGCTTTGAGGAGTTCTGAGGGAGCAGGCACTGCACCTGCAGTTGCTGCTGTTGGTACACTGAAAAGCATCGACCCTGACAGAATTATACTAAAGAAGATTACTTTAACTGGGTAcagtttattattaaatttttggtggtggtgacgTTTATGGCACAGATTTTTTCCTTTGAATGTTCTGATTGATTGAACTTGAAAGCATATTTGATGCAGTTACCCTCAACGAGTATCAAAACTAAAAGCTTCTGTAAGGTATATGTTCCATAATCCAGAGGACGTGAAATGGTTCAAGGTGAGAATCTCATACCATATCTTTTTAATTTGTGCTGTATCTTATCGAAGTAAAATATTACAATCATTATTGTGAATATGTTTCTTAACGTGCGTGGTGATGGCAGCCTGTGGAAGTGTGGACCAAATGTGGTCGTCGGGGTCGCATCAAGGAGCCTCTTGGTACACACGGTAAGATTATCCCAAATAGTGGAAAACTATTAATCGGAAGATGCCATTTCAGACCTTTCATTTCCATATTCCGGTTgtgctttatatattttaagtaGTTATTAAGGGTTTCTTTTGTTCCATATATAATTGTCTCAGGGGCATTGAAATGCATCTTCAATGGGGTCCTCCAGCAGCATGACACAGTATGCATGAGCTTGTACAAGCGTTCGTATCCCAAGTGGCCGGACCACCGGTTCCCCATTCTTGATGCTTGATCAAATAGTGTCCGGCCGGCCATGCGACACTTACCCTTACAGTGCTTCCCAATTCTTGACGCTTGAGAAGATAGTGTCTTGGACGCCTGACTTGTTCTTGCAGTGATTTGCTTTCAAACACACAAGAAAGTCGTGTCTTGTATGGGAATGAAGCTCTGGTTCAGATTGTTGGttccaattttcatttttgctcTGCTAGGACACCCGAACTTTGAGTGCCGAAGGCTTGATTGTA encodes the following:
- the LOC117627607 gene encoding uncharacterized protein LOC117627607, translating into MEDSGAILCHISTLKDMLDQVNEEIEANIQITREIESEIVKCSEIENALAAKESDLTKTLYVSHFELTGLLAVTKDLRNSVEIMEKELCRLRMKRDETLNRIHDQRERFIAMCLEFQKDIDKANDNELCILLSEKEFLENEIHILEEKNNALKNSMLAFVEGILEDLISSNSALQVEIQSGSQENDKLLKDIHNMKSSLLSTIAIEDIRGARSWTVL
- the LOC117627606 gene encoding pre-rRNA-processing protein TSR1 homolog, with the protein product MGGSRAQVNKPHKTRFASKSSRNLHKTSDKSRIGKSEHNVAKGARAARVQRNKMLREQKRAALLKEKRASSGSASAPRVIVLFGLSADVNLNSLAEDLLSLLSPQGYDATLPTVASVEYKLRTTVLKAPHGDLLSCLEMAKVADLIAFVASASSSCEGSTSDYIDSFGSHCLSVFRSLGLPSTAVLIRDLPTDMKRRHDSKKTCSSSLASEFPEDCKFYPADTKDELHKFMWLFKEQRLSVPHWRSQRPYLISQKVDMVADDFNSGNCTLLLTGYLRARSLSVNQLVHVSGVGDFQLSKMEILKDPLPLNARKEQDFMDSDEVCDVEVLRSLVPDPMRQEPLLVENVPDPLAGDQTWPTEAEMAEAEKSQKQKKKKKRTLPRGTSEYQAAWIVDGTDEEGSSTDEDEEADGMVLDEGDIGYPGQEGTNYSDLSDDQASLSFGNSDGETDVDSVMMEGENLTKEQLANEIQKIKQAHADDEEFPDEVDTPLDIPARKRFAKYRGLKSFRTSTWDPKESLPLEYARIFAFDNFNRTQKNVLAKALDMEQQNRDDCATASSYARLYIKDVPTSVASKLCNQAKTMPVTACGLLQHESKMSVLHFSVKKHDSYSAPIKAKDELIFHVGFRQFIARPIYSTDNMNSDKHKMERFLHAGRFSMASIYAPISFPPLPLIALRSSEGAGTAPAVAAVGTLKSIDPDRIILKKITLTGYPQRVSKLKASVRYMFHNPEDVKWFKPVEVWTKCGRRGRIKEPLGTHGALKCIFNGVLQQHDTVCMSLYKRSYPKWPDHRFPILDA